From Lonchura striata isolate bLonStr1 chromosome 3, bLonStr1.mat, whole genome shotgun sequence, one genomic window encodes:
- the SDHAF4 gene encoding succinate dehydrogenase assembly factor 4, mitochondrial, giving the protein MALRLLRGAPGAAKSSLLCHSRSTSSSKPGGRSEPVKQPLKKPKLPVGRFDEPEESSMEKEPLEKFPDGINPTTKERGGPRGPEPTRFGDWERKGRCIDF; this is encoded by the exons ATGGCTCTGCGGCTGCTGCGCGGCGCGCCCGGGGCAGCGA AGTCCTCACTTCTTTGCCACTCACGAAGCACCTCCAGCTCTAAGCCAGGAGGAAGATCTGAACCTGTTAAGCAGCCACTAAAGAAACCAAAGTTACCAGTAGGGCGGTTTGATGAACCAGAAGAGTCCAGTATGGAGAAGGAACCCCTGGAAA AATTCCCTGATGGAATCAATCCTACTACAAAAGAGAGGGGTGGACCCAGAGGCCCTGAACCTACACGTTTTGGagactgggaaagaaaaggacgTTGTATAGATTTCTAA